One stretch of Macaca nemestrina isolate mMacNem1 chromosome 17, mMacNem.hap1, whole genome shotgun sequence DNA includes these proteins:
- the LOC105485128 gene encoding LOW QUALITY PROTEIN: peroxisome assembly protein 12 (The sequence of the model RefSeq protein was modified relative to this genomic sequence to represent the inferred CDS: inserted 1 base in 1 codon): MSRAYSDTTESLRVGWLLSSHDWRGGGFXGSQLDRIASPTVTLCPEVQHLTSYPLAHATSTQIRVNFVINLLETPLRLQNRSFFPSSFLPLRLSFEFQILCRKFTFKTEHASDTLPPEKVHAHERVCGKSESQYTQEAMAEHGAHITTASVADDQPSIFEVVAQDSLMTAVRPALQHVVKVLAESNPTHYGFLWRWFDEIFTLLDLLVQQHYLSRTSASFSENFYGLKRIVMGDTHKSQRLASAGLPKKQLWKSIMVLVLLPYLKVKLEKLVSSLREEDEYSIHPPSSRWKRFYRAFLAAYPFVNMAWEGWFLVQQLRYILGKAQHHSPLLRLAGVRLGRLTVQDIQALEHKPAKASMMQQPARSVSEKIKSALKKAVGGVALSLSTGLSVGVFFLQFLDWWYSSENQETIKSLTALPTPPPPVHLDYNSDSPLLPKMKTVCPLCRKTRVNDTVLATSGYVFCYRCVFHYVRSHQACPITGYPTEVQHLIKLYSPEN, encoded by the exons ATGTCCCGGGCTTACAGTGACACGACTGAATCCTTAAGAGTCGGCTGGCTTTTGAGCTCTCACGATTGGAGAGGAGGGGGTT CTGGTTCGCAGCTCGACAGGATCGCGTCCCCCACAGTCACGCTCTGCCCTGAGGTGCAGCATTTGACAAGTTACCCCCTCGCACATGCCACTTCCACCCAGATCCGAGTTAACTTTGTTATTAACCTTCTTGAGACTCCCCTCCGCCTCCAGAACAGGTCTTTTTTCCCCAGTTCATTTTTGCCCTTAAGATTGAGTTTCGAGTTTCAGATATTATGCAGAAAGTTTACCTTTAAGACTGAGCACGCATCTGATACCCTTCCTCCCGAAAAAGTTCATGCTCACGAGAGAGTTTGTGGGAAAAGTGAAAGCCAGTACACACAGGAAGCTATGGCTGAGCACGGGGCTCACATCACAACTGCTTCTGTAGCTGATGACCAGCCATCCATCTTTGAGGTGGTAGCACAGGACAGTTTAATGACAGCAGTGAGACCCGCTCTTCAGCATGTGGTCAAG GTTCTTGCAGAATCAAATCCCACCCACTATGGCTTCTTGTGGAGGTGGTTTGATGAAATCTTTACTCTGCTAGATCTTCTGGTCCAGCAGCATTACCTGTCTAGAACCAGTGCCtcattttctgaaaacttttaTGGCTTAAAGAGAATTGTAATGGGGGACACTCACAAGTCTCAGAGACTGGCTAGCGCTGGTCTCCCAAAGAAGCAGCTTTGGAAATCAATTATGGTCCTGGTTCTTCTTCCCTATCTGAAAGTGAAGCTGGAGAAGCTGGTTTCTAGCCTGAGAGAAGAGGATGAATATTCTATTCATCCCCCTTCTTCCCGCTGGAAACGATTTTACAGAGCCTTCCTGGCAGCCTACCCATTTGTGAATATGGCCTGGGAAGGATGGTTTCTTGTACAACAACTTCGATACATCCTAggaaaagctcagcatcactcaCCACTGCTGAGGCTGGCTGGAGTTCGGCTAGGTCGACTGACAGTTCAGGATATACAAGCTCTGGAGCACAAACCAGCTAAGGCCAGCATGATGCAGCAGCCAGCCAGGAG TGTTAGTGAGAAGATAAAGTCAGCTCTGAAGAAAGCTGTGGGGGGTGTTGCCTTATCCCTGTCTACTGGCCTTTCTGTGGGTGTATTCTTCTTGCAGTTCCTTGACTGGTGGTACTCATCTGAAAATCAAGAAACCATCAAGTCATTGACTGCCCTGCCTACTCCACCACCACCTGTACACCTAGACTATAACTCTGATTCTCCCCTCTTACCCAAAATGAAGACTGTGTGCCCACTGTGTCGTAAAACCCGGGTGAATGATACTGTTCTTGCCACCTCTGGCTATGTGTTTTGTTACCGCTGTGTGTTTCATTATGTGAGGAGTCACCAAGCTTGTCCCATCACAGGTTATCCAACAGAAGTACAACATCTGATTAAACTCTACTCCCCCGAGAACTGA